One region of Thunnus albacares chromosome 8, fThuAlb1.1, whole genome shotgun sequence genomic DNA includes:
- the tg gene encoding thyroglobulin: MAWLIRITCILVCCPELLQGKASEYQLESESLSRCESLRGVAVAKQQGDIPHCTEDGRFRPVQCSGRGQECWCVDAEGQEVVGTRTSSSAPNCPSPCQLQSVLQCSPSGQFESVQCDSSRDQCWCVDQDGMELYGTRQTGRPQRCAGSCEVRARRLLHGSMSPSPPQCSADGSFLPVQCKFINMTDRTELDLLHTFNRFPEAFETFGSFRKFFPLVSSYCFCSDSRGRELEDTGVELLLSEVYDSAFSGLRSGRSFSQTNIYRVLQRRMLGVRLALTGRFRCPSPCEEERRAAMEASSVFIPSCETGGSFSPRQCQQGGQCWCVDPTGRELPGTRQLGDSLVCSSGLADCPSQRRLALSRLFSGPVDPPLPASSSRSPAFCRSLLRPLEELLPVEADLTSFLSHLVEVLHGLFPSVGGAQQALARSSPRRLQENLFGGKFLKNAAAFNLSGAVGARGALGLDRLSSQDVISSLQENRDLVQSVSRALEDPAFLSALQHALMETSSSDSASLQQVLTPLLRRCSSEDKEDAASIFVPSCTSSGGFQQVQCRAAECWCVDSQGQEVAGSRTAGRRPRCPTRCERERAAALKVRENMAAGAEIHIPACSEDGDYLPLQCVGSRCFCVDADGKTTAAGSAGGAVTCPERNEEKLQSSAGRCSQVFAEVTAFRQEVKSIVALSNSSHLPLGYGFLLAEGLRLTPEELQISQSEEELRVSDRLLSRSKAALRLAAYSTVQMFLPPRRRSYQPFTPQCDADGLWLHTQCYHSTGQCWCVDEDGEYIPDSLTSRSLSLPKCLTRCQRAQARTLLSDWMKGSDVTAATISSYRPKCEKDGRFSLLQTQGAAGWCVNPLTGEMIQTATPSPTGQLTCPSWCELQGLQCRPDGSFIPLQCDVTSCWCVSEDGQEVGGTMTLRQTGRPPSCDRPLCPDPAITHGALVCHPAANSRQSCDLVCHRGYQNSLPVSSFLCETDSRRWEGDNKPLPGSCQMSRPLQSVSSSQLWMLSSSCSQINSLQSLLFNMMTSRGLCSAQLPASGRSVSVCDDSTVRLQCDGDDALTLTVRWTAVLSDLPTSDLPDLHDIGLFLNESRLLEGVRGLLGKLTSEPKLVSVTTPSFGCSRGYHLDGDGGGCVVCPAGSFSSEGACLLCPQGTYQDEEGRDFCNRCPRGSSAAGASSVNQCVTECQRRGLRCSDRGNFLSAQPDFLSGRWRCVNSEGAELEWTNSDTPLTDEECSVLSRFQVVPGSELLVGAEDAEVLQTMTSDLRACVQACAVQPSCHHVALFNRQTQCELYSTHTLNTHCNTSQQTSGFLGNSQAELFDWLSCSLRVRGGASDLLVIRKKGAESPSQQQQQQIFVRMRMMKAISGVFRTQVFSSRRTSLAGAHRFCQDGCSRDTCCHGFILNQNSLNGGSLLCGWLRAPSVLMCGDEDWDVIGQGTANRICGAGLIYNEQRRSFVFDFGGQKFTITDSSLPADSKNKKDYQASIVSFQAVYLNTDAESAAGGSGSGSGSCAAAELSPPLDASVQLKFESLSEDDVLVDPQRKLPALSFWLNKQNYDSQQALLWCLTRCDAEQQCSVADLRDADSAGFFSCSLYPDSRVCGAYDKPLRRPCRPLLDRTPDNTYSKKVDLSGPVKSFYERVSFQKMVSYSVRSRVSLTENTPLSEGFRECERRCDEDPCCRGIGFVRDTKSAGVVCLALISLGVQTCGEDDRTTWRTQDCRPSEVKTTPDPFGWYQKPVNQWSSSPALCPPFNLPPLKNNVSGWQLLADSAFLVDPSVSTYDVIHVSRDIAADRDETRDWCLHACQEAESCVAVSVSEAESATRCVLYPDTTVCGLSSAHSFSCRLVIREPAPQVYLRTEPLPLVTSVSIPGHGTLQGVAVETVLGSERKMVVQFLGVPYARPPIGSLRFTAAQPADWMGTWDATKPRPSCIQPGDVESAASSEDCLYLNIFSPAGLRGRVPVLVFFFNPSANQSPGLLDGSTLAAMGNIVVVTASYRTAALGFLSTGSSSLHGNYGLSDQEAVLRWVNAHVSLVGGDSSRVTVGAERRGADITSLHLLSSSSPLFQRLMLMGGSVFSPSLVQTASTSRRQAVDLAKELGCVTSDPADDDKMAACLRATPVHTLNAAQTKLMAVSGPFQSWSPVRQSVSQSSFHRVDLLLGTLEHDGLISRARRIKDFEALQGRADGKTAFYEALSRSLGGAKGSELLKEAAAWFYSLDHSPSPAGYNLFSRALNNATRDLFIICPSLQMASHWANSKANVFLYHQPATNNRADLSVPLDVQFVFGAPHHPMSSQRFTSSERRLSLAVMTYVSSFIRTGNPNPSRVWAESVLPRWQPVLSSVAPPTYLQLSPALDQQRGLSQNACSFWSQLGTRLTSQSGELGAEPVRPALLTPVLPVAAPSSQSQTEKDAYS; the protein is encoded by the exons GTGTGGAGCTGCTCCTGTCTGAAGTGTACGACTCGGCGTTCTCAGGTCTTCGGTCCGGTCGCTCTTTCTCTCAGACCAACATCTACAGAGTCCTGCAGAGGAGGATGCTGGGAGTCCGCCTCGCCCTCACCGGACGTTTCAGAT gtcCGTCTCCCTGTGAGGAGGAGCGGCGGGCAGCGATGGAGGCGTCCAGCGTTTTCATCCCGTCCTGTGAGACCGGCGGATCCTTCAGCCCCAGACAGTGTCAGCAGGGGGGGCAGTGCTGGTGTGTCGACCCCACAGGGAGGGAGCTTCCTGGGACTCGACAGCTCGGAGACTCCCTGGTCTGCA gttCAGGTCTTGCTGACTGTCCCTCTCAGCGTCGTCTGGCTCTGTCCCGGCTCTTCTCAGGCCCCGTTGATCCTCCTCTCCCGGCCTCGTCAAGCAGATCTCCAGCCTTCTGTCGCTCCCTCCTCCGGCCTCTCGAGGAGCTCCTGCCGGTGGAGGCGGATCTGACCTCCTTCCTGTCTCACCTGGTCGAAGTCCTCCACGGTCTCTTCCCCTCGGTGGGTGGAGCTCAGCAGGCGCTGGCTCGCTCCTCCCCCCGCCGCCTACAGGAGAACCTGTTCGGAGGGAAGTTCCTGAAGAACGCCGCCGCCTTCAACCTCAGCGGGGCGGTGGGAGCGCGAGGAGCCCTCGGTCTGGACCGGCTCTCTTCTCAGGATGTCATCTCCAGCCTGCAGGAGAACCGGGACCTGGTCCAGTCTGTCAGCAGAGCCCTGGAGGACCCCGCCTTCCTGTCCGCCCTCCAACACGCACTGATGGAGACGAGCAGCTCGGACTCCGCCTCACTGCAGCAG GTTCTGACTCCTCTGCTGCGTCGCTGCTCCAGTGAGGACAAGGAGGACGCGGCGTCCATCTTTGTCCCGAGCTGCACGTCCAGCGGTGGTTTCCAGCAGGTTCAgtgtcgggcagctgagtgcTGGTGCGTTGATTCTCAGGGTCAGGAGGTCGCGGGGTCGCGGACCGCCGGTCGTCGGCCTCGATGCCCGACCCGctgtgagagagagcgagcggcgGCGCTGAAGGTGAGAGAAAACATGGCGGCCGGAGCTGAAATCCACATCCCAGCATGCTCGGAGGACGGAGACTACCTTCCGCTGCAGTGTGTCGGATCACGCTGCTTCTGTGTGGACGCTGACGGAAAAACAACCGCTGCGGGGTCAGCAGGGGGCGCCGTCACCT gTCCGGAGAGAAACGAGGAGAAGCTTCAGTCCTCCGCAG GTCGCTGCTCTCAGGTGTTTGCTGAGGTCACAGCgttcagacaggaagtgaagagCATCGTCGCTCTCTCTAACTCCTCCCACCTCCCGCTGGGATATGGATTCCTATTGGCTGAAGGTCTGCGTCTGACCCCCGAGGAGCTGCagatcagccaatcagaggaggaGCTGCGGGTCTCTGACAGGCTGCTGAGCCGCTCCAAAGCTGCGCTGCGATTGGCTGCCTACTCCA CTGTTCAGATGTTCCTGCCGCCTCGGCGTCGCTCCTACCAGCCGTTCACGCCACAGTGTGACGCTGACGGACTCTGGCTGCACACACAGTGTTACCACAGcacag gtcaGTGTTGGTGTGTTGATGAAGATGGCGAGTACATCCCTGACTCTCTGACCAGCCGCTCGCTTAGCCTGCCCAAAT GTCTGACTCGCTGTCAGAGAGCTCAGGCTCGCACTCTGCTCTCGGATTGGATGAAAGGCTCTGATGTCACTGCCGCCACCATTTCATCCTACCGGCCAAAGTGTGAGAAg gacGGTCGTTTCTCGCTGCTGCAGACACAAGGCGCTGCAGGCTGGTGTGTGAACCCTCTGACCGGAGAGATGATACAGACGGCAACACCGAGCCCTACCGGACAGctgacat GTCCCAGCTGGTGTGAGCTGCAGGGTCTCCAGTGTCGCCCCGACGgctccttcatccctctccagtgtgatgtcacttcctgttggtGTGTCTCTGAAGACGGACAGGAAGTAGGCGGGACCATGACGCTCCGGCAGACAGGACGCCCACCGTCATGTGACC GTCCTCTCTGTCCCGACCCCGCCATTACCCATGGTGCACTGGTCTGCCACCCAGCAGCCAATAGCCGACAGAGCTGTGATCTCGTCTGTCACCGTGGTTACCAGAACTCACTTCCTGTCAGCAGCTTCCTGTGTGAGACTGACAGTCGGCGGTGGGAAGGAGACAACAAACCGCTGCCTGGATCCTGCCAGA tgtctCGGCCTCTACAGTCGGTGTCGTCCTCTCAGCTCTGGATGTTGTCGTCTTCCTGCTCTCAGATCAACAGTTTACAGTCTCTGTTGTTCAACATGATGACCAGCAGGGGGCTCTGCTCTGCACAG CTTCCCGCGTCCGGCCGCTCCGTGTCGGTGTGCGATGACTCGACGGTGCGTCTGCAGTGTGACGGCGACGACGCGCTGACGTTAACAGTCAGGTGGACCGCCGTCCTGTCTGACCTcccgacctctgacctccccgACCTCCACGACATCG GTTTGTTCCTGAATGAGTCCCGTCTTCTGGAGGGAGTTCGGGGGCTTCTGGGTAAGCTGACATCAGAGCCCAAACTGGTCTCCGTGACGACTCCGAGCTTCGGCTGTTCCCGTGGTTATCACCTGGACGGTGACGGCGGAGGCTGCG TCGTTTGTCCCGCTGGGAGTTTTTCCAGCGAGGGGGCGTGTCTTCTGTGTCCTCAGGGAACCTATCAGGACGAAGAGGGGCGGGACTTCTGCAACAGGTGTCCCAGAGGCTCATCAGCTGCTGGAGCATCGTCTGTCAATCAAT GTGTGACAGAGTGTCAGAGGCGGGGCTTACGGTGTTCAGACCGAGGCAACTTCCTGTCAGCGCAGCCTGACTTCCTGTCCGGCAGGTGGAGGTGTGTCAACAGTGAGGGGGCGGAGCTCGAGTGGACCAACAGCGACACGCCTCTGACTGATGAAGAGTGCTCAG tTCTCAGCAGGTTTCAGGTTGTTCCTGGATCAGAGCTGCTGGTCGGAGCTGAAGACGCTGAAGTCCTGCAGAcgatgacctctgacctcagagCCTGTGTCcaag CTTGTGCAGTACAGCCATCCTGCCACCATGTGGCGCTGTTCAACAGACAGACTCAGTGTGAActgtacagcacacacacactgaacacacactgcaacacctcccagcag ACCAGCGGGTTTCTGGGTAATTCTCAGGCCGAGCTGTTTGATTGGCTGAGCTGCTCTCTGAGAGTGAGGGGCGGAGCTTCAGATCTGCTGGTCATCAGGAAGAAAG gggCGGAGTCTCCctcgcagcagcagcagcagcagatctttgtgaggatgaggatgatgaaggcgatctcaggtgtgttcaggacTCAGGTGTTCTCCTCCAGACGGACGTCTCTCGCCGGCGCTCATCGTTTCTGTCAGGACGGCTGCAGCCGCGACACCTGCTGCCACGGATTCATCCTCAACCAGAACAGCCTGAACGGAG gtTCTCTGCTCTGTGGTTGGCTGAGAGCTCCGTCAGTCCTGATGTGCGGGGACGAGGACTGGGACGTGATTGGACAGGGAACGGCCAATCGTATCTGCGGGGCGGGGCTTATCTACAATGAACAGCGGAGGAGCTTCGTGTTCGACTTCGGAGGACAAAAGTTCACCATca ctgATTCTTCTCTGCCGGCCGACAGCAAGAACAAGAAGGACTACCAGGCCTCCATCGTCAGCTTCCAGGCCGTCTACCTAAACACCG acGCTGAGTCAGCAGCTggtggttctggttctggttctggttcctgtgcagcagcagagctcagtCCTCCTCTGGACG caTCAGTACAGTTGAAGTTTGAGTCTCTGTCGGAGGACGACGTCCTGGTGGATCCTCAGAGGAAACTCCCTGCTCTCTCCTTCTGGCTCAACAAGCAGAACTACGACTCCCAGCAGGCATTGCTCTGGTGTCTCACAC GCTGTGACGCGGAGCAGCAGTGCTCTGTCGCTGACCTCAGAGACGCTGACTCGGCAGGTTTCTTCAGCTGCTCGTTGTATCCGGACAGCAGAGTGTGCGGAGCGTACGACAAACCGCTGAGACGCCCCTGCCGCCCCCTGCTGGACAGGACGCCCGACAACACCTACAGCAAGAAGG TGGATTTGTCCGGACCAGTGAAGAGTTTCTATGAGAGAGTTTCCTTCCAGAAGATGGTTTCTTACTCCGTCCGCAGCCGAGTCAGTCTAACAGAAAACACACCGCTGTCTGAggg gttcagGGAGTGTGAGCGGCGCTGTGATGAGGATCCTTGTTGCCGTGGCATCGGCTTTGTTCGAGACACCAAATCCGCAG gTGTGGTGTGTCTGGCTCTGATCAGTCTCGGGGTTCAGACCTGCGGTGAGGACGACAGGACGACCTGGAGGACGCAGGACTGCAGACCGTCTGAAGTGAAGACCACACCAGACCCCTTCGGCTGGTACCAGAAACCTg tgaatCAGTGGAGTTcgtctcctgctctctgtcctCCGTTCAACCTGCCACCACTCAAAAACAACG TGTCAGGGTGGCAGCTCCTCGCTGACTCGGCGTTCCTCGTTGACCCGTCTGTCTCTACGTATGATGTCATACATGTGAGCCGTGACATCGCTGCAGATCGGGACGAGACGAGGGACTGGTGTCTCCACG CCTGTCAGGAGGCGGAGTCCTGTGTGGCGGTTTCAGTCAGTGAGGCGGAGTCAGCCACTCGCTGCGTCCTCTATCCCGACACCACCGTCTGTGGGCTAAGCTCCGCCCACAGCTTCTCCTGCAGGCTGGTCATCAGAGAGCCCGCCCCCCAGGTGTACCTGCGGACAG AGCCGTTGCCATTGGTTACGTCCGTCTCCATCCCGGGTCATGGGACCCTGCAGGGTGTTGCCGTGGAAACAGTCCTTGGCTCAGAAAGGAAGATGGTGGTTCAGTTCCTGGGAGTCCCGTACGCCCGTCCACCAATAGGATCACTCCGCTTTACAGCAGCTCAGCCGGCTGATTGGATGGGAACCTGGGACGCCACGAAACCACG CCCCAGCTGTATCCAGCCAGGTGATGTCGAGTCTGCAGCGTCCAGCGAGGACTGTCTCTACCTCAACATCTTCAGTCCTGCTGGTCTG aggggGCGTGTCCCAGTCCTGGTTTTCTTCTTCAACCCTTCTGCCAATCAGAGCCCAGGACTGTTGGATGGCTCCACCCTGGCTGCCATGGGTAACATCGTCGTGGTAACAGCCAGCTACCGAACCGCAGCGCTGGGATTCCTGAgtacag GTTCATCTAGTCTCCATGGTAACTACGGCCTGTCGGACCAGGAGGCGGTGCTTCGTTGGGTTAACGCCCACGTCTCTCTGGTGGGCGgagacagcagcagagtgacCGTCGGGGCGGAGCGTCGTGGTGCTGACATCACCAgccttcacctcctctcctcttcgtCTCCTCTGTTCCAGCGTTTGATGCTGATG GGCGGTTCTGTGTTTTCTCCATCGCTGGTTCAGACTGCCTCCACCTCCAGACGCCAGGCGGTCGATCTGGCCAAAGAGCTGGGCtgcgtgacctctgaccccgcTGACGACGACAAGATGGCCGCCTGCCTCAGAGCGACACCTGTGCACACGCTCAACGCTGCTCAGACCAAA ctgatGGCGGTCAGCGGTCCGTTTCAGTCCTGGTCTCCGGTCCGTCAGTCCGTCTCTCAGTCGTCTTTCCACAGAGTCGACCTGCTGCTGGGAACGTTGGAGCATGACGGTCTGATCAGCCGAGCGCGCAGGataaag GACTTTGAGGCTCTGCAGGGTCGCGCTGACGGTAAGACGGCGTTCTACGAGGCTCTGAGTCGCTCGCTGGGCGGAGCGAAGGGCAGCGAGCTGCTGAAGGAGGCGGCGGCCTGGTTCTACTCTCTGGATCACAGCCCCTCCCCCGCCGGATACAACCTGTTCTCCAGAGCGCTCAACAACGCCACCAG agaTCTGTTCATCATCTGTCCCAGTCTGCAGATGGCTAGCCACTGGGCTAACAGCAAGGCTAACGTCTTCCTGTACCATCAACCTGCCACCAACAACAG GGCGGATTTGTCTGTCCCATTGgatgttcagtttgtgtttggaGCTCCTCATCATCCAATGAGCTCTCAGCGTTTCACCTCCTCTGAGCGACGCCTCTCTCTGGCCGTGATGACCTACGTCTCCAGCTTCATCAGGACCGG gaaCCCGAACCCGTCCCGGGTGTGGGCGGAGTCAGTTCTGCCCCGCTGGCAGCCGGTCCTGTCCTCTGTGGCTCCACCCACCTACCTGCAGTTAAGCCCCGCCCTCGACCAGCAGCGGGGTCTGAGTCAGAACGCCTGCTCGTTCTGGAGCCAACTGGGAACCAGACTGACGTCACAGAGCG gtgaGTTGGGGGCGGAGCCTGTCCGGCCTGCGTTGTTGACCCCTGTGCTCCCCGTGGCTGCAccatccagccaatcacagactGAGAAAGATGCCTACAGCtga